A DNA window from bacterium contains the following coding sequences:
- the glmU gene encoding UDP-N-acetylglucosamine diphosphorylase/glucosamine-1-phosphate N-acetyltransferase: MGGDCPLQVRRGYLTHSAMLTPASPPPHGSPRAGASAEAPVDGIESAEAARIISPARKGWILSQALTAVILAAGYGTRMRSRIPKVLHPICGRPMIDWVLEAVTQAGAGHVKVIANPQHAEVAAHLESRWSNPSRHRQGSEGEGPGAAAVEVVYQREPKGTAHALRQIPADQLVGAEVLVVNGDSPLLMAATIQRIIHAHRTAGTPATIASVEDPARNDGRVIRAKDGSLERIVERQDATDEIRANVHEINVGVYCFDGARLFDALQQIGNDNQAGEYYLTDVFPHLKPVTVVRLDDPNEAMGVKDRTRLAAATAVLQKRILDQLMLEGVTIVDPNSTVVDATVTVGQDTVIEPFSVLKADTRIGADCRIGPHVHIEGVTIGDRSDCGPFVKLRPGTEIAEDVHIGSFAELVRTKVGRGSKVPHVSYLGDTDLGRNANIGAGTITANFDGTNKNRTQIGDGAFVGVDTMLVAPVKLGREARTGAGSVVTKDVPDGATVVGVPARVVRRKIVNSEADSEPNSNTNSESQ, from the coding sequence ATGGGAGGGGACTGCCCCCTCCAGGTTCGGCGCGGGTACCTCACTCACAGCGCGATGCTAACCCCTGCCTCCCCGCCTCCGCATGGATCTCCGCGCGCCGGCGCGAGCGCCGAAGCGCCGGTGGATGGAATCGAGTCCGCGGAGGCCGCCCGTATAATTTCGCCAGCCCGGAAGGGCTGGATTTTGAGCCAAGCGCTAACGGCCGTCATACTCGCCGCCGGATACGGCACCCGCATGCGGTCGCGTATTCCGAAAGTCCTCCACCCGATCTGCGGCCGGCCCATGATCGACTGGGTCCTCGAGGCGGTCACCCAGGCCGGCGCCGGGCACGTCAAGGTGATCGCCAACCCGCAGCACGCCGAGGTCGCCGCCCACCTGGAGTCGCGATGGAGCAATCCCTCCCGCCATCGACAGGGAAGTGAGGGTGAGGGGCCTGGCGCCGCGGCGGTGGAAGTCGTCTACCAGCGCGAGCCCAAGGGCACGGCGCACGCGCTGCGGCAGATCCCGGCTGACCAGCTCGTCGGCGCCGAGGTCCTTGTCGTCAACGGCGATTCGCCCCTGCTCATGGCGGCGACGATCCAAAGGATCATCCACGCTCACCGCACCGCCGGCACGCCCGCGACCATCGCCAGCGTCGAGGACCCGGCCCGCAACGACGGCCGCGTCATCCGCGCCAAGGACGGCTCGCTCGAGCGCATCGTCGAGCGCCAGGACGCGACCGATGAGATCCGGGCGAACGTCCATGAGATCAACGTCGGCGTCTATTGCTTTGACGGCGCCAGGTTATTCGACGCTCTCCAACAAATCGGCAACGACAACCAGGCGGGCGAGTACTACCTCACCGACGTCTTCCCGCACCTGAAGCCGGTGACGGTCGTGCGGCTGGACGATCCCAACGAGGCCATGGGCGTCAAGGACCGCACCCGCCTGGCCGCCGCCACCGCCGTGCTCCAGAAACGCATCCTCGACCAGCTCATGCTCGAAGGGGTCACCATCGTCGACCCCAACAGCACCGTCGTCGACGCCACCGTGACCGTCGGCCAGGACACCGTCATCGAGCCCTTCTCGGTGCTCAAGGCGGATACCAGGATCGGCGCCGACTGCCGCATCGGGCCGCACGTGCACATCGAGGGCGTGACGATCGGCGACCGCTCCGACTGCGGCCCCTTCGTCAAGCTGCGACCCGGCACCGAGATCGCGGAGGACGTCCACATCGGCAGCTTTGCCGAGCTCGTCCGGACGAAGGTCGGGCGCGGCAGCAAGGTGCCACACGTCTCCTACCTCGGCGACACCGACCTGGGCCGAAACGCCAACATCGGGGCCGGCACGATCACCGCCAACTTCGACGGCACGAACAAGAACCGCACCCAAATCGGCGACGGCGCCTTCGTCGGCGTGGACACGATGCTGGTCGCTCCCGTCAAACTTGGTAGGGAAGCCCGCACGGGCGCGGGTTCGGTGGTGACCAAGGACGTGCCTGACGGGGCGACAGTGGTCGGAGTTCCCGCTAGGGTGGTACGGAGGAAAATCGTGAACTCGGAAGCTGATTCGGAGCCCAACTCGAACACCAATTCGGAATCCCAGTGA